One part of the Lycium ferocissimum isolate CSIRO_LF1 chromosome 8, AGI_CSIRO_Lferr_CH_V1, whole genome shotgun sequence genome encodes these proteins:
- the LOC132068781 gene encoding uncharacterized protein LOC132068781 isoform X4 produces MENSHIVALKPLQNPYPFPPSRRRFLMSETYNTLLQILSNCPITDSTTNKQQLDVIKDDNGSSKLGRENEVGELVDHHLFRSEKLLVNGPAHNESDNMAMQPSSGDGNEGCSRYGYGDFTGAQMEFDLDPSNCTIDAIEGDRGASITNDIIDMNSLVDKTHGCNDQTVKEPGNRCSTHELEVKECDPIRQAELDKELGIDDVSAAIESCFGADTIAELSQPAELSGEKMAVSETHLSEEMKHGLQVKEMELETLISSAGATDSSVHVPVSEEVEEGEVSGDFMVFDESDYDILNHLGNEKKDQADESPADIFGREEFAFDVHINAPQKRDAYASSSIDAVDEDNTFFGGESLRKFREEPEDNTEKFFRSKDVETRKICVYDSILDSGNVDKQVGLDVKLDHPVGSQFDSTYGENAKENEHSIVPAEDGNIGKRKEKRGPLTKRKKEKRKANYRINRAEKNRKLGVRRLRLPPVVKPKIVRYCRHYLKGRCLEGEKCKFSHDTIPLTKSTIFPLQPCSHFARQSCMKGDDCPFDHQLSKYPCNNHASNGFCSRGAHCLFSHEITAKTVAVTSPTASNRELMSPSAPSNSNSLIQANTWGMSHKDVKSTSGSTGLVPGKSTDRTVLEPVQKPAACTPKGVTFLSHGKSLQDNIQKPNGFTKGGSMRTAQGMNFLSFGRAPSAEPNGDTLLLGDMKNSKEAATCAKRDDSVKDDNQANVSAKLRSMNQMSTRTPPGSVPQGVNFLSVDKTVEDRSHPNEFNSTTLPIQRRQYAPDRTSRVMPFSQLSSLFPAGQSAQKCNVEIASSLKAPFLADTPGSIQKAIKSSLAFAARFDLGVKYGMPNGSPDISSVINHKAGSSKDR; encoded by the exons ATGGAGAATTCTCATATCGTTGCCCTAAAACCCTTGCAAAACCCTTACCCTTTCCCTCCTTCTCGGCGACGATTTCTCATGAGTGAAACTTACAATACACTCCTTCAAATTCTATCTAATTGCCCCATCACTGATTCTACCACTAACAAACAACAATTAG ATGTTATTAAAGATGACAATGGCAGCAGTAAACTGggaagagaaaatgaagtcGGCGAATTGGTTGATCATCATCTCTTCAGGTCTGAGAAATTGTTAGTTAATGGTCCTGCACATAACGAGTCTGACAATATGGCAATGCAACCGAGTTCtggtgatggaaatgaagggtGCTCTCGTTATGGATATGGAGATTTTACTGGTGCACAAATGGAATTTGATTTAGATCCCTCCAATTGTACAATTGATGCAATCGAAGGCGATAGAGGTGCTTCTATAACAAATGATATCATTGATATGAATTCTTTGGTAGACAAAACTCATGGTTGTAACGATCAAACGGTCAAGGAACCTGGGAATAGGTGTAGCACTCATGAATTGGAAGTGAAGGAGTGTGATCCTATCAGACAGGCAGAATTAGACAAAGAacttggtattgatgatgtCAGTGCTGCTATAGAGTCTTGTTTTGGTGCGGATACTATTGCTGAGTTGTCGCAACCTGCAGAGCTCTCTGGAGAGAAAATGGCTGTTTCTGAGACACATTTGTCGGAAGAAATGAAGCATGGATTGCAGGTAAAAGAGATGGAATTGGAAACTTTGATATCTTCTGCTGGAGCAACAGATTCATCTGTCCATGTTCCTGTGAGTGAAGAGGTAGAGGAAGGGGAAGTTTCCGGAGATTTTATGGTTTTTGATGAATCAGATTATGACATTCTTAATCAtcttgggaatgagaagaaggATCAAGCAGATGAGTCTCCTGCTGACATTTTTGGTCGAGAAGAgtttgcttttgatgttcacATTAATGCACCACAGAAGAGGGATGCTTATGCCTCTTCATCCATTGATGCAGTTGATGAGGATAACACCTTTTTTGGGGGAGAGTCCTTAAGAAAATTTAGAGAAGAGCCAGAAGATAATACTGAAAAGTTTTTCCGTTCAAAGGATGTCGAGACCAGAAAAATTTGTGTGTATGACAGCATTTTGGATAGTGGGAACGTTGATAAGCAAGTTGGTCTAGACGTAAAGTTAGATCATCCTGTTGGTtctcaatttgattcaaccTATGGTGAAAATGCAAAAGAAAATGAACACTCAATAGTCCCTGCAGAG GATGGGAATATCGGTAAAAGGAAAGAGAAGAGAGGTCCTTtaaccaagagaaaaaaagaaaagagaaag GCCAATTACAGAATTAACCGAGCTGAAAAGAACAGAAAGCTTGGAGTTAGAAGGCTGAGGCTTCCACCAGTGGTGAAACCAAAAATTGTGAGGTATTGCCGCCATTATCTCAAAGGAAGATGCTTAGAG GGTGAGAAGTGCAAATTCTCTCATGATACCATCCCCTTGACAAAGTCAACG ATCTTTCCTCTTCAGCCATGTTCTCATTTTGCACGTCAGTCTTGCATGAAAGGTGATGATTGCCCATTTGATCATCAACTCTCCAAGTATCCGTGCAATAACCATGCATCCAATGGGTTTTGCAGCAGAGGTGCTCATTGTTTATTTTCACATGAG ATAACTGCGAAGACAGTGGCAGTGACAAGTCCTACTGCTTCAAACCGTGAGCTGATGTCACCATCAGCTCCAAGTAATTcaaactctttgattcaagcaAACACATGGGGGATGTCGCATAAAGACGTTAAATCCACATCTGGTTCAACTGGGCTTGTTCCTGGTAAGAGCACTGACCGGACTGTATTAGAGCCTGTGCAAAAGCCAGCTGCATGTACACCCAAAGGTGTCACATTCTTATCTCATGGGAAGTCTTTGCAAG ACAATATTCAGAAACCGAATGGATTTACAAAAGGAGGATCTATGAGGACAGCACAAGGAATGAACTTCTTGTCCTTTGGCCGGGCACCTTCGGCTGAGCCCAATGGTGACACATTGCTGCTGGGTGACATGAAGAATAGTAAAGAAGCTGCAACATGTGCCAAGAGGGACGACAGTGTCAAAGATGATAATCAAGCCAACGTAAGTGCTAAGTTACGGAGCATGAATCAAATGTCGACCAGAACCCCCCCTGGTTCTGTACCTCAGGGTGTAAACTTCCTGTCAGTTGACAAAACAGTAGAGGATAGATCGCATCCTAATGAGTTCAACAGTACTACATTACCCATTCAAAGGAGACAATATGCACCAGATAGAACTTCCAGAGTAATGCCGTTTAGTCAGTTGAGTTCTTTATTTCCAGCTGGGCAGTCCGCCCAAAAGTGCAATGTGGAGATTGCCAGCTCCTTGAAGGCACCGTTCCTTGCAGATACACCAGGCTCGATTCAGAAGGCTATTAAATCATCTTTAGCATTTGCGGCTAGGTTTGACTTGGGAGTCAAGTATGGAATGCCCAATGGTTCCCCTGACATTAGTTCCGTAATCAATCATAAGGCTGGAAGTTCAAAGGATAGATGA
- the LOC132068781 gene encoding uncharacterized protein LOC132068781 isoform X1 yields MENSHIVALKPLQNPYPFPPSRRRFLMSETYNTLLQILSNCPITDSTTNKQQLDVIKDDNGSSKLGRENEVGELVDHHLFRSEKLLVNGPAHNESDNMAMQPSSGDGNEGCSRYGYGDFTGAQMEFDLDPSNCTIDAIEGDRGASITNDIIDMNSLVDKTHGCNDQTVKEPGNRCSTHELEVKECDPIRQAELDKELGIDDVSAAIESCFGADTIAELSQPAELSGEKMAVSETHLSEEMKHGLQVKEMELETLISSAGATDSSVHVPVSEEVEEGEVSGDFMVFDESDYDILNHLGNEKKDQADESPADIFGREEFAFDVHINAPQKRDAYASSSIDAVDEDNTFFGGESLRKFREEPEDNTEKFFRSKDVETRKICVYDSILDSGNVDKQVGLDVKLDHPVGSQFDSTYGENAKENEHSIVPAEDGNIGKRKEKRGPLTKRKKEKRKANYRINRAEKNRKLGVRRLRLPPVVKPKIVRYCRHYLKGRCLEGEKCKFSHDTIPLTKSTIFPLQPCSHFARQSCMKGDDCPFDHQLSKYPCNNHASNGFCSRGAHCLFSHEITAKTVAVTSPTASNRELMSPSAPSNSNSLIQANTWGMSHKDVKSTSGSTGLVPGKSTDRTVLEPVQKPAACTPKGVTFLSHGKSLQGDARKHEEAGLYSKANDARKFSCQLIHSMSDNIQKPNGFTKGGSMRTAQGMNFLSFGRAPSAEPNGDTLLLGDMKNSKEAATCAKRDDSVKDDNQANVSAKLRSMNQMSTRTPPGSVPQGVNFLSVDKTVEDRSHPNEFNSTTLPIQRRQYAPDRTSRVMPFSQLSSLFPAGQSAQKCNVEIASSLKAPFLADTPGSIQKAIKSSLAFAARFDLGVKYGMPNGSPDISSVINHKAGSSKDR; encoded by the exons ATGGAGAATTCTCATATCGTTGCCCTAAAACCCTTGCAAAACCCTTACCCTTTCCCTCCTTCTCGGCGACGATTTCTCATGAGTGAAACTTACAATACACTCCTTCAAATTCTATCTAATTGCCCCATCACTGATTCTACCACTAACAAACAACAATTAG ATGTTATTAAAGATGACAATGGCAGCAGTAAACTGggaagagaaaatgaagtcGGCGAATTGGTTGATCATCATCTCTTCAGGTCTGAGAAATTGTTAGTTAATGGTCCTGCACATAACGAGTCTGACAATATGGCAATGCAACCGAGTTCtggtgatggaaatgaagggtGCTCTCGTTATGGATATGGAGATTTTACTGGTGCACAAATGGAATTTGATTTAGATCCCTCCAATTGTACAATTGATGCAATCGAAGGCGATAGAGGTGCTTCTATAACAAATGATATCATTGATATGAATTCTTTGGTAGACAAAACTCATGGTTGTAACGATCAAACGGTCAAGGAACCTGGGAATAGGTGTAGCACTCATGAATTGGAAGTGAAGGAGTGTGATCCTATCAGACAGGCAGAATTAGACAAAGAacttggtattgatgatgtCAGTGCTGCTATAGAGTCTTGTTTTGGTGCGGATACTATTGCTGAGTTGTCGCAACCTGCAGAGCTCTCTGGAGAGAAAATGGCTGTTTCTGAGACACATTTGTCGGAAGAAATGAAGCATGGATTGCAGGTAAAAGAGATGGAATTGGAAACTTTGATATCTTCTGCTGGAGCAACAGATTCATCTGTCCATGTTCCTGTGAGTGAAGAGGTAGAGGAAGGGGAAGTTTCCGGAGATTTTATGGTTTTTGATGAATCAGATTATGACATTCTTAATCAtcttgggaatgagaagaaggATCAAGCAGATGAGTCTCCTGCTGACATTTTTGGTCGAGAAGAgtttgcttttgatgttcacATTAATGCACCACAGAAGAGGGATGCTTATGCCTCTTCATCCATTGATGCAGTTGATGAGGATAACACCTTTTTTGGGGGAGAGTCCTTAAGAAAATTTAGAGAAGAGCCAGAAGATAATACTGAAAAGTTTTTCCGTTCAAAGGATGTCGAGACCAGAAAAATTTGTGTGTATGACAGCATTTTGGATAGTGGGAACGTTGATAAGCAAGTTGGTCTAGACGTAAAGTTAGATCATCCTGTTGGTtctcaatttgattcaaccTATGGTGAAAATGCAAAAGAAAATGAACACTCAATAGTCCCTGCAGAG GATGGGAATATCGGTAAAAGGAAAGAGAAGAGAGGTCCTTtaaccaagagaaaaaaagaaaagagaaag GCCAATTACAGAATTAACCGAGCTGAAAAGAACAGAAAGCTTGGAGTTAGAAGGCTGAGGCTTCCACCAGTGGTGAAACCAAAAATTGTGAGGTATTGCCGCCATTATCTCAAAGGAAGATGCTTAGAG GGTGAGAAGTGCAAATTCTCTCATGATACCATCCCCTTGACAAAGTCAACG ATCTTTCCTCTTCAGCCATGTTCTCATTTTGCACGTCAGTCTTGCATGAAAGGTGATGATTGCCCATTTGATCATCAACTCTCCAAGTATCCGTGCAATAACCATGCATCCAATGGGTTTTGCAGCAGAGGTGCTCATTGTTTATTTTCACATGAG ATAACTGCGAAGACAGTGGCAGTGACAAGTCCTACTGCTTCAAACCGTGAGCTGATGTCACCATCAGCTCCAAGTAATTcaaactctttgattcaagcaAACACATGGGGGATGTCGCATAAAGACGTTAAATCCACATCTGGTTCAACTGGGCTTGTTCCTGGTAAGAGCACTGACCGGACTGTATTAGAGCCTGTGCAAAAGCCAGCTGCATGTACACCCAAAGGTGTCACATTCTTATCTCATGGGAAGTCTTTGCAAGGTGATGCCAGAAAGCATGAAGAAGCTGGTTTATATTCCAAGGCAAATGATGCTAGAAAATTTAGCTGTCAATTAATCCATAGTATGTCAGACAATATTCAGAAACCGAATGGATTTACAAAAGGAGGATCTATGAGGACAGCACAAGGAATGAACTTCTTGTCCTTTGGCCGGGCACCTTCGGCTGAGCCCAATGGTGACACATTGCTGCTGGGTGACATGAAGAATAGTAAAGAAGCTGCAACATGTGCCAAGAGGGACGACAGTGTCAAAGATGATAATCAAGCCAACGTAAGTGCTAAGTTACGGAGCATGAATCAAATGTCGACCAGAACCCCCCCTGGTTCTGTACCTCAGGGTGTAAACTTCCTGTCAGTTGACAAAACAGTAGAGGATAGATCGCATCCTAATGAGTTCAACAGTACTACATTACCCATTCAAAGGAGACAATATGCACCAGATAGAACTTCCAGAGTAATGCCGTTTAGTCAGTTGAGTTCTTTATTTCCAGCTGGGCAGTCCGCCCAAAAGTGCAATGTGGAGATTGCCAGCTCCTTGAAGGCACCGTTCCTTGCAGATACACCAGGCTCGATTCAGAAGGCTATTAAATCATCTTTAGCATTTGCGGCTAGGTTTGACTTGGGAGTCAAGTATGGAATGCCCAATGGTTCCCCTGACATTAGTTCCGTAATCAATCATAAGGCTGGAAGTTCAAAGGATAGATGA
- the LOC132068781 gene encoding uncharacterized protein LOC132068781 isoform X3, which translates to MENSHIVALKPLQNPYPFPPSRRRFLMSETYNTLLQILSNCPITDSTTNKQQLDVIKDDNGSSKLGRENEVGELVDHHLFRSEKLLVNGPAHNESDNMAMQPSSGDGNEGCSRYGYGDFTGAQMEFDLDPSNCTIDAIEGDRGASITNDIIDMNSLVDKTHGCNDQTVKEPGNRCSTHELEVKECDPIRQAELDKELGIDDVSAAIESCFGADTIAELSQPAELSGEKMAVSETHLSEEMKHGLQVKEMELETLISSAGATDSSVHVPVSEEVEEGEVSGDFMVFDESDYDILNHLGNEKKDQADESPADIFGREEFAFDVHINAPQKRDAYASSSIDAVDEDNTFFGGESLRKFREEPEDNTEKFFRSKDVETRKICVYDSILDSGNVDKQVGLDVKLDHPVGSQFDSTYGENAKENEHSIVPAEDGNIGKRKEKRGPLTKRKKEKRKANYRINRAEKNRKLGVRRLRLPPVVKPKIVRYCRHYLKGRCLEGEKCKFSHDTIPLTKSTPCSHFARQSCMKGDDCPFDHQLSKYPCNNHASNGFCSRGAHCLFSHEITAKTVAVTSPTASNRELMSPSAPSNSNSLIQANTWGMSHKDVKSTSGSTGLVPGKSTDRTVLEPVQKPAACTPKGVTFLSHGKSLQGDARKHEEAGLYSKANDARKFSCQLIHSMSDNIQKPNGFTKGGSMRTAQGMNFLSFGRAPSAEPNGDTLLLGDMKNSKEAATCAKRDDSVKDDNQANVSAKLRSMNQMSTRTPPGSVPQGVNFLSVDKTVEDRSHPNEFNSTTLPIQRRQYAPDRTSRVMPFSQLSSLFPAGQSAQKCNVEIASSLKAPFLADTPGSIQKAIKSSLAFAARFDLGVKYGMPNGSPDISSVINHKAGSSKDR; encoded by the exons ATGGAGAATTCTCATATCGTTGCCCTAAAACCCTTGCAAAACCCTTACCCTTTCCCTCCTTCTCGGCGACGATTTCTCATGAGTGAAACTTACAATACACTCCTTCAAATTCTATCTAATTGCCCCATCACTGATTCTACCACTAACAAACAACAATTAG ATGTTATTAAAGATGACAATGGCAGCAGTAAACTGggaagagaaaatgaagtcGGCGAATTGGTTGATCATCATCTCTTCAGGTCTGAGAAATTGTTAGTTAATGGTCCTGCACATAACGAGTCTGACAATATGGCAATGCAACCGAGTTCtggtgatggaaatgaagggtGCTCTCGTTATGGATATGGAGATTTTACTGGTGCACAAATGGAATTTGATTTAGATCCCTCCAATTGTACAATTGATGCAATCGAAGGCGATAGAGGTGCTTCTATAACAAATGATATCATTGATATGAATTCTTTGGTAGACAAAACTCATGGTTGTAACGATCAAACGGTCAAGGAACCTGGGAATAGGTGTAGCACTCATGAATTGGAAGTGAAGGAGTGTGATCCTATCAGACAGGCAGAATTAGACAAAGAacttggtattgatgatgtCAGTGCTGCTATAGAGTCTTGTTTTGGTGCGGATACTATTGCTGAGTTGTCGCAACCTGCAGAGCTCTCTGGAGAGAAAATGGCTGTTTCTGAGACACATTTGTCGGAAGAAATGAAGCATGGATTGCAGGTAAAAGAGATGGAATTGGAAACTTTGATATCTTCTGCTGGAGCAACAGATTCATCTGTCCATGTTCCTGTGAGTGAAGAGGTAGAGGAAGGGGAAGTTTCCGGAGATTTTATGGTTTTTGATGAATCAGATTATGACATTCTTAATCAtcttgggaatgagaagaaggATCAAGCAGATGAGTCTCCTGCTGACATTTTTGGTCGAGAAGAgtttgcttttgatgttcacATTAATGCACCACAGAAGAGGGATGCTTATGCCTCTTCATCCATTGATGCAGTTGATGAGGATAACACCTTTTTTGGGGGAGAGTCCTTAAGAAAATTTAGAGAAGAGCCAGAAGATAATACTGAAAAGTTTTTCCGTTCAAAGGATGTCGAGACCAGAAAAATTTGTGTGTATGACAGCATTTTGGATAGTGGGAACGTTGATAAGCAAGTTGGTCTAGACGTAAAGTTAGATCATCCTGTTGGTtctcaatttgattcaaccTATGGTGAAAATGCAAAAGAAAATGAACACTCAATAGTCCCTGCAGAG GATGGGAATATCGGTAAAAGGAAAGAGAAGAGAGGTCCTTtaaccaagagaaaaaaagaaaagagaaag GCCAATTACAGAATTAACCGAGCTGAAAAGAACAGAAAGCTTGGAGTTAGAAGGCTGAGGCTTCCACCAGTGGTGAAACCAAAAATTGTGAGGTATTGCCGCCATTATCTCAAAGGAAGATGCTTAGAG GGTGAGAAGTGCAAATTCTCTCATGATACCATCCCCTTGACAAAGTCAACG CCATGTTCTCATTTTGCACGTCAGTCTTGCATGAAAGGTGATGATTGCCCATTTGATCATCAACTCTCCAAGTATCCGTGCAATAACCATGCATCCAATGGGTTTTGCAGCAGAGGTGCTCATTGTTTATTTTCACATGAG ATAACTGCGAAGACAGTGGCAGTGACAAGTCCTACTGCTTCAAACCGTGAGCTGATGTCACCATCAGCTCCAAGTAATTcaaactctttgattcaagcaAACACATGGGGGATGTCGCATAAAGACGTTAAATCCACATCTGGTTCAACTGGGCTTGTTCCTGGTAAGAGCACTGACCGGACTGTATTAGAGCCTGTGCAAAAGCCAGCTGCATGTACACCCAAAGGTGTCACATTCTTATCTCATGGGAAGTCTTTGCAAGGTGATGCCAGAAAGCATGAAGAAGCTGGTTTATATTCCAAGGCAAATGATGCTAGAAAATTTAGCTGTCAATTAATCCATAGTATGTCAGACAATATTCAGAAACCGAATGGATTTACAAAAGGAGGATCTATGAGGACAGCACAAGGAATGAACTTCTTGTCCTTTGGCCGGGCACCTTCGGCTGAGCCCAATGGTGACACATTGCTGCTGGGTGACATGAAGAATAGTAAAGAAGCTGCAACATGTGCCAAGAGGGACGACAGTGTCAAAGATGATAATCAAGCCAACGTAAGTGCTAAGTTACGGAGCATGAATCAAATGTCGACCAGAACCCCCCCTGGTTCTGTACCTCAGGGTGTAAACTTCCTGTCAGTTGACAAAACAGTAGAGGATAGATCGCATCCTAATGAGTTCAACAGTACTACATTACCCATTCAAAGGAGACAATATGCACCAGATAGAACTTCCAGAGTAATGCCGTTTAGTCAGTTGAGTTCTTTATTTCCAGCTGGGCAGTCCGCCCAAAAGTGCAATGTGGAGATTGCCAGCTCCTTGAAGGCACCGTTCCTTGCAGATACACCAGGCTCGATTCAGAAGGCTATTAAATCATCTTTAGCATTTGCGGCTAGGTTTGACTTGGGAGTCAAGTATGGAATGCCCAATGGTTCCCCTGACATTAGTTCCGTAATCAATCATAAGGCTGGAAGTTCAAAGGATAGATGA
- the LOC132068781 gene encoding uncharacterized protein LOC132068781 isoform X2, producing MENSHIVALKPLQNPYPFPPSRRRFLMSETYNTLLQILSNCPITDSTTNKQQLDDNGSSKLGRENEVGELVDHHLFRSEKLLVNGPAHNESDNMAMQPSSGDGNEGCSRYGYGDFTGAQMEFDLDPSNCTIDAIEGDRGASITNDIIDMNSLVDKTHGCNDQTVKEPGNRCSTHELEVKECDPIRQAELDKELGIDDVSAAIESCFGADTIAELSQPAELSGEKMAVSETHLSEEMKHGLQVKEMELETLISSAGATDSSVHVPVSEEVEEGEVSGDFMVFDESDYDILNHLGNEKKDQADESPADIFGREEFAFDVHINAPQKRDAYASSSIDAVDEDNTFFGGESLRKFREEPEDNTEKFFRSKDVETRKICVYDSILDSGNVDKQVGLDVKLDHPVGSQFDSTYGENAKENEHSIVPAEDGNIGKRKEKRGPLTKRKKEKRKANYRINRAEKNRKLGVRRLRLPPVVKPKIVRYCRHYLKGRCLEGEKCKFSHDTIPLTKSTIFPLQPCSHFARQSCMKGDDCPFDHQLSKYPCNNHASNGFCSRGAHCLFSHEITAKTVAVTSPTASNRELMSPSAPSNSNSLIQANTWGMSHKDVKSTSGSTGLVPGKSTDRTVLEPVQKPAACTPKGVTFLSHGKSLQGDARKHEEAGLYSKANDARKFSCQLIHSMSDNIQKPNGFTKGGSMRTAQGMNFLSFGRAPSAEPNGDTLLLGDMKNSKEAATCAKRDDSVKDDNQANVSAKLRSMNQMSTRTPPGSVPQGVNFLSVDKTVEDRSHPNEFNSTTLPIQRRQYAPDRTSRVMPFSQLSSLFPAGQSAQKCNVEIASSLKAPFLADTPGSIQKAIKSSLAFAARFDLGVKYGMPNGSPDISSVINHKAGSSKDR from the exons ATGGAGAATTCTCATATCGTTGCCCTAAAACCCTTGCAAAACCCTTACCCTTTCCCTCCTTCTCGGCGACGATTTCTCATGAGTGAAACTTACAATACACTCCTTCAAATTCTATCTAATTGCCCCATCACTGATTCTACCACTAACAAACAACAATTAG ATGACAATGGCAGCAGTAAACTGggaagagaaaatgaagtcGGCGAATTGGTTGATCATCATCTCTTCAGGTCTGAGAAATTGTTAGTTAATGGTCCTGCACATAACGAGTCTGACAATATGGCAATGCAACCGAGTTCtggtgatggaaatgaagggtGCTCTCGTTATGGATATGGAGATTTTACTGGTGCACAAATGGAATTTGATTTAGATCCCTCCAATTGTACAATTGATGCAATCGAAGGCGATAGAGGTGCTTCTATAACAAATGATATCATTGATATGAATTCTTTGGTAGACAAAACTCATGGTTGTAACGATCAAACGGTCAAGGAACCTGGGAATAGGTGTAGCACTCATGAATTGGAAGTGAAGGAGTGTGATCCTATCAGACAGGCAGAATTAGACAAAGAacttggtattgatgatgtCAGTGCTGCTATAGAGTCTTGTTTTGGTGCGGATACTATTGCTGAGTTGTCGCAACCTGCAGAGCTCTCTGGAGAGAAAATGGCTGTTTCTGAGACACATTTGTCGGAAGAAATGAAGCATGGATTGCAGGTAAAAGAGATGGAATTGGAAACTTTGATATCTTCTGCTGGAGCAACAGATTCATCTGTCCATGTTCCTGTGAGTGAAGAGGTAGAGGAAGGGGAAGTTTCCGGAGATTTTATGGTTTTTGATGAATCAGATTATGACATTCTTAATCAtcttgggaatgagaagaaggATCAAGCAGATGAGTCTCCTGCTGACATTTTTGGTCGAGAAGAgtttgcttttgatgttcacATTAATGCACCACAGAAGAGGGATGCTTATGCCTCTTCATCCATTGATGCAGTTGATGAGGATAACACCTTTTTTGGGGGAGAGTCCTTAAGAAAATTTAGAGAAGAGCCAGAAGATAATACTGAAAAGTTTTTCCGTTCAAAGGATGTCGAGACCAGAAAAATTTGTGTGTATGACAGCATTTTGGATAGTGGGAACGTTGATAAGCAAGTTGGTCTAGACGTAAAGTTAGATCATCCTGTTGGTtctcaatttgattcaaccTATGGTGAAAATGCAAAAGAAAATGAACACTCAATAGTCCCTGCAGAG GATGGGAATATCGGTAAAAGGAAAGAGAAGAGAGGTCCTTtaaccaagagaaaaaaagaaaagagaaag GCCAATTACAGAATTAACCGAGCTGAAAAGAACAGAAAGCTTGGAGTTAGAAGGCTGAGGCTTCCACCAGTGGTGAAACCAAAAATTGTGAGGTATTGCCGCCATTATCTCAAAGGAAGATGCTTAGAG GGTGAGAAGTGCAAATTCTCTCATGATACCATCCCCTTGACAAAGTCAACG ATCTTTCCTCTTCAGCCATGTTCTCATTTTGCACGTCAGTCTTGCATGAAAGGTGATGATTGCCCATTTGATCATCAACTCTCCAAGTATCCGTGCAATAACCATGCATCCAATGGGTTTTGCAGCAGAGGTGCTCATTGTTTATTTTCACATGAG ATAACTGCGAAGACAGTGGCAGTGACAAGTCCTACTGCTTCAAACCGTGAGCTGATGTCACCATCAGCTCCAAGTAATTcaaactctttgattcaagcaAACACATGGGGGATGTCGCATAAAGACGTTAAATCCACATCTGGTTCAACTGGGCTTGTTCCTGGTAAGAGCACTGACCGGACTGTATTAGAGCCTGTGCAAAAGCCAGCTGCATGTACACCCAAAGGTGTCACATTCTTATCTCATGGGAAGTCTTTGCAAGGTGATGCCAGAAAGCATGAAGAAGCTGGTTTATATTCCAAGGCAAATGATGCTAGAAAATTTAGCTGTCAATTAATCCATAGTATGTCAGACAATATTCAGAAACCGAATGGATTTACAAAAGGAGGATCTATGAGGACAGCACAAGGAATGAACTTCTTGTCCTTTGGCCGGGCACCTTCGGCTGAGCCCAATGGTGACACATTGCTGCTGGGTGACATGAAGAATAGTAAAGAAGCTGCAACATGTGCCAAGAGGGACGACAGTGTCAAAGATGATAATCAAGCCAACGTAAGTGCTAAGTTACGGAGCATGAATCAAATGTCGACCAGAACCCCCCCTGGTTCTGTACCTCAGGGTGTAAACTTCCTGTCAGTTGACAAAACAGTAGAGGATAGATCGCATCCTAATGAGTTCAACAGTACTACATTACCCATTCAAAGGAGACAATATGCACCAGATAGAACTTCCAGAGTAATGCCGTTTAGTCAGTTGAGTTCTTTATTTCCAGCTGGGCAGTCCGCCCAAAAGTGCAATGTGGAGATTGCCAGCTCCTTGAAGGCACCGTTCCTTGCAGATACACCAGGCTCGATTCAGAAGGCTATTAAATCATCTTTAGCATTTGCGGCTAGGTTTGACTTGGGAGTCAAGTATGGAATGCCCAATGGTTCCCCTGACATTAGTTCCGTAATCAATCATAAGGCTGGAAGTTCAAAGGATAGATGA